Proteins from a genomic interval of Xiphophorus maculatus strain JP 163 A chromosome 7, X_maculatus-5.0-male, whole genome shotgun sequence:
- the LOC102224817 gene encoding gastrin-releasing peptide receptor-like, whose protein sequence is MSLENQLTSSLEDSEALLLNVSKMLWDSSAERYQYAVWLPGIGIAAVYGLIILVGLVGNITLMKTCLLVKSMRTVPNLFLSSLALGDLLLLVTCAPVDASRYLVDEWLFGRVGCKLIPFIQLTSVGVSVFTLTALSADRYQAIVKPLDINRSSATLSIGLRVGTIWMLSVTLAIPEAVFSDLHTFTTSYTNVTFVTCAPYPHAGELHPKIHSTASFLVFYVIPLLIISVYYCFIARSLIRSSADISAEGHLHLHKQIKSRKRLAKTVLVFVGLFALCWLPSHVIYLYRSYHYDQVDTSLAHFIASVCARILAFTNSCVNPFALYLMSKSFSKHFRNQLLCCSSPRRLYSQNSASTNVTSV, encoded by the exons ATGTCCCTGGAGAATCAGTTGACTTCGTCGCTGGAGGACAGCGAAGCTTTGCTCCTCAATGTCTCCAAGATGCTCTGGGACTCCAGCGCGGAGCGTTACCAGTACGCCGTCTGGCTCCCGGGCATCGGAATCGCTGCGGTTTACGGGCTCATCATCCTGGTGGGTCTGGTCGGGAATATCACTCTGATGAAGACGTGTCTGCTGGTGAAGTCCATGCGCACGGTGCCCAACCTGTTCCTGTCCAGCCTGGCTCTGGgggacctgctgctgctggtgacCTGCGCCCCGGTGGACGCCAGCCGCTACCTGGTGGACGAGTGGCTGTTCGGGCGCGTCGGCTGCAAGCTGATCCCCTTCATCCAGCTCACCTCCGTGGGGGTCTCCGTGTTCACCCTGACTGCGCTCTCCGCTGACCG GTACCAAGCTATCGTCAAACCGTTGGACATCAACAGATCGAGCGCCACTCTAAGCATCGGCCTGCGCGTTGGGACCATCTGGATGCTCTCTGTCACCCTGGCCATTCCCGAGGCCGTCTTCTCCGACCTGCACACCTTCACCACCAGCTACACCAACGTGACGTTTGTGACGTGCGCCCCCTATCCGCACGCCGGAGAACTGCATCCGAAGATCCACTCCACTGCCTCCTTCCTCGTCTTCTACGTCATCCCTCTGCTCATCATCTCTGTTTACTACTGCTTCATCGCTCGCAGCCTGATCCGGAGCTCAGCAGACATCTCTGCAGAGGGACACCTGCATCTCCACAAACAG ATCAAGTCCAGGAAGCGACTGGCCAAAACCGTGCTGGTGTTCGTCGGCCTGTTTGCTCTCTGCTGGCTCCCCAGTCACGTCATCTACCTCTACCGCTCCTACCACTACGACCAGGTGGACACGTCGCTGGCTCACTTCATCGCCAGCGTGTGTGCTCGCATCCTGGCCTTCACCAACTCCTGCGTGAATCCTTTTGCGCTTTACTTGATGAGCAAGAGCTTCAGCAAGCACTTCAGGAACcagctgctgtgctgcagctCTCCCAGACGGCTGTACAGTCAAAACAGCGCGAGTACAAACGTGACCTCCGTCTGA
- the lancl3 gene encoding lanC-like protein 3, producing MENTRRFANRFSDYRGALLPGQSAEAVLPAIVAKIDKILKKIQVDISDCDGGLYDGPAGVAYMLYHVSECPLFSEQRDVYLKTAKQIIDVSVRYADAEPDQNMRAAFLLGGAGIYAVAAMIYKSLGLADFVKPLTKFRNLWEVCAPINFLECGSDELFVGRAGYLCAALVLKQKLGIEILSKDQIKSICQAIIESGKQYARRKRKPFPLMYSYYGTEYLGAAHGLSSVLQMLLSYQDVLSGAEKDLVWQSVDFLMTQEQNCNWPAELGAIIERENELVHWCHGAPGVAYLFAKAYLINKKPQYLDTCIRSGELVWQKGLLKKGPGICHGVAGSAYVFLLLYRLTGNSKYLYRAQRFAEFIFTEEFKAGSLSVTSIYSLFEGLSGTVCFLVDLLQPDQSEFPLFSVFV from the exons ATGGAGAACACCCGCCGCTTCGCGAACCGCTTCTCCGACTACAGAGGCGCGCTGCTGCCGGGCCAGAGCGCCGAGGCCGTCCTCCCAGCCATCGTTGCCAAAATTGACAAGATCCTAAAAAAGATCCAGGTCGACATCAGCGACTGCGATGGAGGGCTGTACGACGGGCCGGCCGGAGTCGCTTACATGCTGTACCACGTCAGCGAGTGTCCGCTGTTCTCCGAGCAGCGGGACGTCTACCTGAAGACGGCCAAGCAGATCATCGACGTGTCGGTGAGGTACGCGGACGCGGAGCCCGACCAAAACATGCGAGCCGCCTTTCTGCTCGGCGGGGCGGGCATCTACGCCGTGGCCGCGATGATATACAAGTCCCTGGGCTTGGCGGATTTTGTAAAGCCGCTGACCAAGTTTCGGAACCTGTGGGAGGTGTGTGCGCCCATCAATTTCCTGGAGTGCGGCTCGGACGAGCTATTTGTGGGGAGGGCGGGCTACCTGTGCGCCGCGCTGGTCCTGAAGCAGAAGCTGGGCATTGAG atCCTGAGCAAAGATCAGATCAAATCTATTTGCCAAGCCATCATCGAGTCAGGAAAACAATACgccaggaggaagaggaagcctTTCCCTCTGATGTATTCATACTATGGAACAGAATATCTTG GTGCAGCCCACGGCCTCTCTTCAGTGCTGCAGATGCTGCTCAGCTACCAGGATGTCCTCAGCGGGGCGGAGAAGGACCTGGTGTGGCAGAGCGTTGACTTCCTCATGACTCAGGAGCAGAACTGCAACTGGCCGGCAGAGCTGGGAGCAATCATCGAGAGGGAAAATGAGCTGGTGCACTGGTGCCACGGCGCCCCAG GCGTGGCGTATCTTTTTGCAAAAGCCTATCTGATCAATAAGAAGCCACAGTATCTGGACACGTGTATCCGCAGTGGGGAGCTCGTCTGGCAGAAAGGCCTGCTGAAGAAAGGACCTGGCATTTGTCACGGAGTTGCAGGCAGCGCTTATGTCTTCCTCCTGCTTTATCGCCTCACAGGCAATTCCAAATACCTCTACCGTGCCCAAAG GTTTGCAGAGTTTATCTTCACCGAGGAGTTTAAGGCGGGATCCCTCTCGGTCACCAGCATCTACAGCCTGTTCGAGGGCCTTTCCGGGACCGTTTGCTTCCTGGTCGATCTCCTGCAACCAGACCAGTCAGAGTTCCCTCTGTTCAGCGTGTTTGTGTGA